tctcatagagatggtaggtagttggagccatgggagagaatgagtgggactgggtgtagatggagaatagaaggggacctagaacagaaccgtaagggaccccccacagttaggggatgtgagacagaggagaagcctgggaaacagattgagactgagcagccagagagatgagaaccaggagaaccaggagagtagacattcaatacattgattgattgatgtaaagagtGGGTGGGCATTGAAAGTTTGAGAGAAAGGTTGCAGGATGTAGGATACAAGGAATCTAAGGAGTTGATAATTattaaagagggagagcaggaagtggggagggtcaAGCGCAATGCGTTAAACGATGAATCCTACACATTTCCATGTTTtcctctgggaagcagaagcccaAGAGGGGATTTAGTAGAAACCTATGCCTGGAAGGAGAGGAGTAAACTCCTAGGTATGTTCTTGTTGTGACTGTTCTTGTTTCTGAaagcactactctccccatcttcaaagccttctaaaatcagatctcctccatgaggcttttaCTGACTATGAACTCACTTCTtcaattttccctctcttctgcattacctgcacttgggtctctaccctctaaacactttgacattcacccctgccccagagcacttatgtgcatatccttctatcatttatcttaatgtctgcctccccctccagtctgtaagcttcttgtgggcaggtatgaGGTCTACCTAatctagtcagttaatcatatacttttgagcatttactatgtgcagagtactatacaaagcactttgggaggatacagtatagcaatataacagacacattccctgctcacaacgagcttacaaactctattgcattgtactctcccaagcattgaataTAGCActccaggcactcaataaatatcactgattgattgattgattgataatagaacAAGAAAGAGCATTCAATATCCTTAATTCAATAATTAACCCCTTATTTTGAGAATAAAAAAGTAGAGAGATTGTAGTTTTATGGATTATGAGCATTATCAGGAATCTTTGTGaccatttgcttcctctctccAATAGAGCCCCTTACCTATAAGGAAGTATCTCTGGAGTGGAATCACATAAAAAGGATTGTCTGAAAGAGGAACGTTTAGTTGTCTAACTTGTGCCATTGGAGGCATTCACAGTGAGAGGAGGGAATAAACTTAACCTGACAGTACGTACACCTTGTCTACTAAAAAGAGACAACACTTTTCTAAAGCAAACAATTCAGCAAGCcgattcgtggcttagtggaaagagcacgggcttgggagtcagaagtcatatattctaatcctggctccgctacttgtcagctgtgcgactttgggcaagtcacttaacttctctgtgcctcagttacctcatttgtaaaatggggatgaagactgtgagccccacgtaggacatcctgattaccttgtatctactccagcacttagaacaatgcttggcacatagtaagagcttaacaaatgcattattatcattattattgtgatcatcCCTAAGTAAAGCAAAACGGCTTCTGTTGGgagatcatcagtcaatcaatcacatttactgagcatttaaggtgtgcagaacactcatgatgatgatgatgatggtggtagtcgttatgtgctaactatgtgtcaagcactgttccaaacgcaggggtagatacaaggcaattaggttgtcctacatggggctcacagtcttcatccccattttacaggtgggggaactgagacactgaggacttaatcgatttgcccaaggtcacatagctgacaggtggtggagccgggattagaacctacgacctctgactcccaagcccgtgctctttccactaggccccgctgctcctcaagcactgtactaagtacttaggaaaatacaacagatttggtagacatgtttcctgctcacaatgagtttaccatcaagagggggagacaaacattaattataaataaataaattacaggtaggtacataaattctgtgggactgagggaggtgtgactaaagggtgaaaatcccagTGAAATGCTACCAGTGGTACTAATCATGCTGGttgacaagctctgaactaagtggaaagaatactggATTCAGCATATCGAAGCAGTCTCTGCAgcactctgcagagagtaagcactcagtaaataccattgattgattgttacttggcttgatttttctttctgtcaaATGGGACCAAGGTGTTTCAAGAATGAGTGAAAAATGTTAAGTAATATAAATTAAGTACCTTGGGTTCCATGGAAAAAAAATGGTGCTAAAGAAATTcaattatctttatcttttcaAGTAAACCAGTTCTCTGTTGTGCATGCTCACCGGTCTGATCATCACCAGCACTGAATTGATGGAAAAAAGGAACAATGTGACCGAATTCCTTCTCTTGGGACTTACCCGGAATCCAGAGTTGCAGAaaagtttatttgttttgtttctaatcATTTACCTGGTAACTCTTTTGGGAAACCTGCTTGTGGTTATAACCATCAAGGCCAGTCAGAATCTCAGCTCCCCTATGTACTACTTCCTCTGGTACTTATCTTTCATAGGTGCTTTCTACTCCTCTTTCACTACTCCCAAAATGATTGTAGACAGCCTGTCTGCTAAAAAAGTCATATCCTATGATGGCTGTATGGTCCAGCTCTTTCTATCACACTTCTTTGgaaggactagactgtaagcccattgttgggtagggaccgtctctatatgttgccgacttgtacttcccaagcacttagtacagtgctctgcacacagtagcgctcaataaatatgtttgaatgaatgaatgacagaggtcATCCTTCTCATTGTGATGGCCTTTGGTCATTAcatggccatctgcaaacccttgcacTATTTGATCATCATGAACCGGCAGGAGTGTGTCCTACTGGTGGGGGTAGCCTGGGTATtgggcttctttcattcaataattcaaatTCCCATTCTATTCCGGCTGCCCTTCTGTGATCCCAATGTCATTGATCCTTTTTTCTGTGACATGTACCCTTTGTTGGAACTTGCCTGCACAAACACCTACGTCGTGGGCCTGTCAGTGGCTATCAACGGTGGCCTGATCTGCACTGTCTGTTTCCTCACGTTGGTCGTCTCCTACATGGTCATCCTGAACTCCCTAAAAAGTTATAGTTCAGAGGGAAggtgcaaagccctctccacctgtggctctcacgtcAAGGTTGTCATGCTGTTCTTtgttccctgtatcttcacctacatgaggcctgcctccaccttccccatggacAAAACAGTGGCCATATTCTATGTTTTCAGTACTCCCGTGTTATACCCCTAGATCTACACTGTGAGAAATGAGGAGGTGAAAAATGTCATGAGGAAGATATGGAGCCAAATAATGACTTCAGGAGATAAGTGAATCACTTTCTGAGAATTACGTTGTTtttttcagtgggagaaggaagaaaccagTGGGTTCTTCAAATGCTTTAAGGAAAATGACTGTGGCATAATCTCTTCTAAAAGAACCATACTTGAAGGTTTTAATGTATTTTGAATTGTCGGAACAATGAATGCCATTTCCTGTACATGTTTAAGTCTTCCTTCTCATTATACACCTTAATTAAAAAACTCCTTTTAGTACATTCTAATGGTAATTGGAATCCTCTTaagggaagaatagaagggaaagcAGATAGTTTTGGTAAATGAGAGAACACTCAGGATTATATACTCAATAAGTGAAATCAATGTGTCCAGGGTGACATAGTAATGACTTTAtgggtgaaggagaagagagatttttTTGGGGTATTTGGATAGATTTGAAGCAGCAGAGCCAATATTCTGTGATGAAGAAAGAAGGAGCAAAACCTTAGGGACCACCtggacttgggaaagtcaataaGAATGTCCCATGCCTGCACAAGTGGACCCTGCATCAGCTTTTTAATCACCAAAATAGCCACCCACtttcagatgaaacaaaaccCATCTTGAATATACTCCAACACACAAATAGCTCTTGATGGACAATATTACTCTTTGACTGTGAAACCTGAAAGTCATTCAGATTATTGTTGCTATACATAATGTAGAATGGTTATCTCACCATCACTAAACACAATACtaataattagaagaataatgaaaataatgacaattgtggtatttgttaagtgcttactatgtgctaaatgctgtactgagccctgaagtagacacaggataatttgattggacagtttctgtcccacaaagagctcacagtccaagtaggaggaagagctggtatttaattcccattttacagttgaggaaactgaggcaccatgaagtgaagcaacttgcccaaggtcacttatcaaacaaatggtagagtcaggattagaactcatgtcttctgactcccacatttgTGGtatttacactaggccatgttacttctccaaatccaatccaaatttagtttagcAATCTCATAAGTTACCAAAAATGTTAGTTAAATTGTCCAGATGGTTTGATGTCCATCTTCTGGAAAATTAAAATTCCTTCAAGAGGCTTAATGATGACCTTCTGTAGCCCTGTCAGAGCAAGCATACCCtgtgagtggctcagtggaaagagcacgtgctttggagtcagaggtcatgggttcaaatcctggctctgccaattgtcagctgtgtgactttgggcaagtcactgaagttctctgtgcctcagttcactcatctctaaaatggggattaagactgtgagctccccgtgggacaacctgatcaccttgtaacctctccagtgctttgaaaagtgcttttcacatagtaagcgcttaataaatgccatcatcattattattattatcacttattttTCTATGTGAGATATTACCTTGGGCAGTATCTcaaatcttatatactctattacttggtctcatctgtaatttaaattgtaagctccttgaggacagggatcaggtattttcattttatatgagaagcagaacgcatgacctagtggaaagtgtattGGTCTTGGAGTCAAGGGACAAGAGGTTTAAACCCCTCTTCcacttactgtgttaccttgggcaagtcactattttttgtggtacttattaagcacttactctgtgccaagcactgtactaagccctgggtggatacaagattacaataattattctatttgttaagtacttactatgtgccaggtactgtactaagtgctggacactgtaccaagctctgggcaccatattgagcactggactctgtccatatcccacaaagggctcgtagtctaagtgggagggggtaggatttgatcccattttacagatggggtaactgagatgca
The DNA window shown above is from Tachyglossus aculeatus isolate mTacAcu1 unplaced genomic scaffold, mTacAcu1.pri SUPER_32, whole genome shotgun sequence and carries:
- the LOC119921864 gene encoding olfactory receptor 4A15-like; this translates as MEKRNNVTEFLLLGLTRNPELQKSLFVLFLIIYLVTLLGNLLVVITIKASQNLSSPMYYFLWYLSFIGAFYSSFTTPKMIVDSLSAKKVISYDGCMVQLFLSHFFGRTEVILLIVMAFGHYMAICKPLHYLIIMNRQECVLLVGVAWVLGFFHSIIQIPILFRLPFCDPNVIDPFFCDMYPLLELACTNTYVVGLSVAINGGLICTVCFLTLVVSYMVILNSLKSYSSEGRCKALSTCGSHVKVVMLFFVPCIFTYMRPASTFPMDKTVAIFYVFSTPVLYP